The following nucleotide sequence is from bacterium HR11.
CCGTTCTGAGGCCTGATAGGCTTGTCGTCCGTGGTCTGGGGCTTGTTCTTCCCGGGACCAGGACCTTACCTGGTCCCTCTGCCCTAAGGGTAGTCCTATGACCGGCGGTCCCGTTCTACGGGTCGGCGTCACGTGTGGGGACCCGAATGGAATCGGTCCGGAGGTCGTCCTGAAGGCCCTGGCGGCTCGGCCGGCCCATCGACTCTCCATACGGGTGTATGGTCCCGTCGAAGCCCTGCGCCTCTGGGCCCGTCAGTGGGGCCTGCCATGGCCGGAGGGGCCCGACCTGGAGTGGGTCGATATCCCCTGGGACGTTCGGCATACCGAATGGGGCCGGCCCAGCGCGACGGCCGGCCGGTGGGTCACCCAGTCGCTGGAGGCGGCCGCCCGAGACTTAGCGACCGGCGAGGTCCACGCCTTGGTCACGGCCCCCATCATGAAGAAGAGCCTGGAATTGGCGGGCCACGCCCTATGGGACCACACCCAATTTTTGGCCGCTCGCTTTCAGACTCGCACGGTCATGAGCATGATCACGCCCCGCCTGCGGGTCGCCTTCGTGACGGCCCACATTCCCCTTCGGCGGGTCGCCGAGGTCCTCGCCCCGGCCCTCATCGTCGAGACCGTGCGGATTGCCTACCGGGACCTCCTTCGGTGGTTTCGTATCGCCGAGCCCCGGGTCGCCGTCTGCGGCCTGAATCCCCATGCCGGCGAGGGCGGCCTGATGGGCGACGAGGAGGAGCGGGTCGTGCGGCCAGCCGTGCGAACGCTTCAGTCCGAGGGCCTGGCCGTCGAAGGCCCGGCCCCGGCCGAGACCCTATTCCGCCAGGCCCTGGAGGGCCGGTGGGACTTAGTCGTGGCCCTCTATCACGACCAGGGCATGATCCCCGTCAAACTCCTGGATTTCGGCCAGGGCGTGAACCTGACGATGGGCCTGCCTTTCGTCCGGACGTCTCCCGACCACGGGGCCGCCCCGGACATCGCCGGCCAGGGGGTCGCCCGGCCCGACGGGATGCGGGCCGCCCTCGCACTGGCCCTGCAAATTCTTGACGCTTGGAGGACCCCAGCATAAATTTGAATGCACAACGACCAGCGGGTTGTGCTCGGGAAATCCGGTTCGGAGGACGTGCATGACCTGGTCGGACAGCAAAGAGGTCCGGATGCAAATCAAGGGCCTCTTCATGGACCCGCTGAACCGCATGCCCATCGTCGTCCTGGCTGACTCCCACAGTGAATCCCTCCTGCCGATCTGGATCGGGATGGCCGAAGCCAGCGCCATCGCCATGCAGTTGGAAAATGTCCAGCCCCCCCGCCCCATGACCCACGACCTGCTCCGCAACGTCATCGAGGGCCTGGATGCCCGTCTGGAAAAGGTCGTCGTCCACGACCTCCAGGAGAATACCTTCTACGCGATCCTCGTCCTGAAACACCCCTCGGGTACGGTCGTCGTCGACGCTCGACCCAGCGACGCCATCGCCCTGGCCCTCCGGTTCAACGCCCCGATCTACGTCAGCGAACGCGTCCTGATGGAAGCCAAGACCATCGACCTCCACGAGCAGACCGAATCGGTCCAGCAGTGGCTGGAGAGCATGGAGCCCGAAGACTTCGGCAAGTATCAGGTCTGACGAGCGGCGACCTCACAGGTCCAGCCGTCCCTGAAGCGCCCGTGTAAGGGTCAGCTCGTCGACGTACTCGATGTCGGCCCCCATCGGAAGCCCCGCCGCCAACCGAGTGATTCGTATGCCCAGGGGCTTGATCTGGGCCGCCAGGTACGTGCACGTCGCCTCCCCCTCGACCGTCGGGTTCAGGGCTAAGACGACCTCCTGATACCGACCCGACCGTAAACGCTCCATCAGCTCCCGAATCTTCAGTTGCTCCGGCCCCACGCCGTGCAGGGGCGACAGGACGCCCATCAGGACGTGGTAATGACCCCGAAAGACGCCCGTCCGCTCGATGGCCCATACGTTGAGGGGCGCTTCCACGACACAGAGGACCCCCGTCGCCCGCTGGGGGTCCCGGCACACGGCACAGACCTCGTCTTCTGTCATCGAAAAGCATTGCGCACACAGCCGCACGGACGCCC
It contains:
- the pdxA2 gene encoding 4-hydroxythreonine-4-phosphate dehydrogenase 2, yielding MTGGPVLRVGVTCGDPNGIGPEVVLKALAARPAHRLSIRVYGPVEALRLWARQWGLPWPEGPDLEWVDIPWDVRHTEWGRPSATAGRWVTQSLEAAARDLATGEVHALVTAPIMKKSLELAGHALWDHTQFLAARFQTRTVMSMITPRLRVAFVTAHIPLRRVAEVLAPALIVETVRIAYRDLLRWFRIAEPRVAVCGLNPHAGEGGLMGDEEERVVRPAVRTLQSEGLAVEGPAPAETLFRQALEGRWDLVVALYHDQGMIPVKLLDFGQGVNLTMGLPFVRTSPDHGAAPDIAGQGVARPDGMRAALALALQILDAWRTPA
- the recR gene encoding Recombination protein RecR; this encodes MMAIPLPTVQRLIRVLMTLPGVGPRTAQRLAMHVLQLPPLEVQRLVEAIQEARASVRLCAQCFSMTEDEVCAVCRDPQRATGVLCVVEAPLNVWAIERTGVFRGHYHVLMGVLSPLHGVGPEQLKIRELMERLRSGRYQEVVLALNPTVEGEATCTYLAAQIKPLGIRITRLAAGLPMGADIEYVDELTLTRALQGRLDL